One window from the genome of Cyclobacterium amurskyense encodes:
- a CDS encoding CPBP family intramembrane glutamic endopeptidase has translation MNKKMAMLGWITLLGFGLAGLSLVYFFQEITLMELFEGHRSLFVQLISGLVSGIIGAFIALKIINAPFFRIEKQKYNALINTWPWTIKGIVFISMCAGVGEELLFRAGIQPLLGLWVTAVLFVLIHGYLNPWNWRISVYGFVMIFFIAVLGILFEKYGILSAIIAHSVFDAILLYWIAIKKS, from the coding sequence GCAATGCTGGGGTGGATCACCCTTTTAGGCTTTGGTTTGGCTGGACTCTCCTTGGTGTATTTCTTTCAAGAAATCACTTTGATGGAGCTGTTTGAGGGGCATCGGTCCCTATTTGTGCAATTGATTTCAGGATTAGTCTCAGGAATTATTGGTGCTTTTATAGCCCTAAAAATCATCAATGCCCCTTTTTTTAGAATAGAGAAGCAAAAATACAATGCACTCATCAATACCTGGCCATGGACAATAAAAGGAATTGTTTTTATTTCAATGTGTGCTGGAGTGGGAGAGGAACTCTTGTTTAGGGCTGGTATTCAGCCATTGTTGGGACTTTGGGTGACCGCAGTGCTTTTTGTTTTAATTCACGGTTACCTCAATCCGTGGAATTGGAGAATAAGCGTATATGGATTTGTAATGATTTTTTTTATAGCCGTTTTAGGAATTCTTTTCGAAAAATACGGGATTTTATCAGCCATAATTGCTCATTCCGTTTTTGATGCCATTTTACTTTATTGGATAGCAATAAAAAAGTCCTAA